The Saccopteryx leptura isolate mSacLep1 chromosome 2, mSacLep1_pri_phased_curated, whole genome shotgun sequence genome has a window encoding:
- the CLDN7 gene encoding claudin-7, with amino-acid sequence MANSGLQLLGFSMALLGWVGLVACTAIPQWQMSSYAGDNIITAQAMYKGLWMDCITQSTGVMSCKMYDSVLALPAAIQATRALMVVSLVLGLLAMFVATMGMKCTRCGGDDKAKKARIAMTGGIIFIVAGLAALIACSWYGHMIITDFYNPLVPMNVKYEFGPAIFIGWAGSALALLGGALLSCSCPGNESKAGYRAPRSYSQPNSAKEYV; translated from the exons ATGGCCAACTCGGGCCTGCAGCTGCTGGGCTTCTCCATGGCCCTGCTGGGCTGGGTGGGCCTGGTGGCGTGCACCGCCATTCCGCAGTGGCAGATGAGCTCGTACGCGGGCGACAACATCATCACGGCCCAGGCCATGTACAAGGGGCTGTGGATGGACTGCATCACTCAGAGCACGGGAGTGATGAGCTGCAAAATGTACGACTCCGTGCTCGCCCTGCCGG CGGCCATTCAGGCCACTCGAGCCCTAATGGTGGTATCCCTGGTGCTGGGCTTACTAGCCATGTTCGTGGCAACGATGGGCATGAAGTGCACACGCTGTGGGGGAGATGACAAAGCGAAGAAGGCCCGTATAGCCATGACTGGAGGCATCATTTTTATTGTGGCAG gTCTTGCTGCTTTGATAGCTTGCTCCTGGTATGGCCACATGATTATCACAGACTTCTATAACCCTTTGGTCCCCATGAATGTTAA GTATGAGTTTGGCCCTGCCATCTTCATTGGCTGGGCAGGATCTGCTCTGGCCCTCTTGGGAGGTGCACTGCTCTCTTGTTCCTGTCCTGGGAATGAGAGCAAAGCTGGGTACCGTGCACCCCGCTCCTATTCTCAGCCCAACTCTGCCAAGGAGTATGTGTGA